One Methanolobus sp. WCC4 DNA segment encodes these proteins:
- the pdxT gene encoding pyridoxal 5'-phosphate synthase glutaminase subunit PdxT: MRIGVIAIQGDVSEHVEALERALDERGEQAEIVTIKHSGIVPECDALVLPGGESTTLGKLLMREGIADEIRDMNASGKPIMGTCAGLILLASAGDEQVAKTHQHLLGLMDTQVNRNAFGRQRDSFEIGLELPFLNEPYNAVFIRAPGIIDSGNDVTILARIDDMIVAAEQGNVLALAFHPELTFDTRVHQYFLDKLF, encoded by the coding sequence ATGAGGATCGGTGTTATTGCTATTCAGGGAGACGTCTCCGAACACGTGGAAGCCCTCGAAAGAGCACTTGATGAACGAGGAGAACAAGCCGAGATAGTCACTATCAAACACAGCGGTATCGTCCCCGAATGTGATGCACTGGTACTTCCCGGCGGAGAGAGCACAACCCTTGGAAAACTGCTCATGCGCGAGGGAATTGCCGATGAGATCCGCGATATGAACGCCTCCGGTAAACCCATTATGGGAACCTGTGCCGGTCTCATATTGCTTGCATCTGCAGGCGATGAACAGGTAGCAAAGACCCACCAGCACCTCCTGGGACTCATGGACACACAGGTCAACAGGAACGCATTCGGAAGACAGCGCGATTCCTTTGAGATAGGACTTGAGCTTCCGTTCCTCAATGAACCATACAACGCAGTCTTCATCAGAGCACCCGGAATAATCGATTCCGGGAATGATGTCACAATCCTTGCAAGGATAGATGATATGATCGTGGCTGCCGAACAGGGCAATGTTCTGGCACTGGCCTTCCATCCTGAACTTACATTTGATACCAGGGTTCACCAGTATTTCCTTGACAAACTGTTCTAA
- a CDS encoding DUF4367 domain-containing protein, protein MKMKCKILLVLFLMCLALFNSGCIGGDLTADQIAEKMQEKQANIEDTSATVHMTTSMDGNVQEMEYEMVQKNPDKMKSVTILPEEMAGQITVSNGEKIWTYDPINDQVTIMALPETPDNLEMDYAAVIGSLLNETDVSLLGTEEFGGRDTFVLKLVPKEDEELFGSDMKVWVDEETWTPLKIEMGTEDTYQITVEYRDFEVNKGISDDEFEFEIPEGAEVIEIDDFEDLLPVEMTLEEAQDASEFEILVPSYVPEGYELDHVTYSANSLTAGLKESVTLFYSSEDLLILISESFYDGENDSNSLSPMVESETVSINGVEGELYSMYGGTMMLQWETGDVIMSITGVLEEDEIVQIAESME, encoded by the coding sequence ATGAAAATGAAATGTAAGATATTGTTAGTATTATTCCTGATGTGCTTAGCACTTTTCAATTCAGGTTGTATAGGTGGGGATCTGACCGCTGATCAGATAGCTGAGAAGATGCAGGAGAAACAGGCAAACATAGAGGATACTTCTGCAACGGTCCATATGACAACTTCAATGGATGGTAACGTTCAGGAAATGGAATATGAGATGGTCCAGAAAAATCCCGACAAGATGAAAAGTGTTACGATCCTGCCGGAAGAGATGGCAGGACAGATCACGGTTTCAAACGGGGAGAAAATATGGACCTATGATCCGATAAATGATCAGGTCACCATAATGGCATTGCCAGAGACTCCTGACAATCTCGAAATGGATTATGCAGCTGTCATTGGAAGTCTTTTGAACGAAACTGATGTCTCACTACTGGGAACAGAAGAGTTCGGCGGAAGGGATACGTTTGTGCTAAAGCTGGTCCCAAAAGAGGATGAGGAGCTATTCGGTTCTGACATGAAGGTCTGGGTCGATGAAGAGACATGGACACCGCTGAAAATTGAAATGGGAACAGAGGATACATATCAGATCACTGTGGAATACAGGGACTTTGAAGTGAACAAGGGAATATCTGATGATGAGTTCGAGTTTGAGATCCCTGAAGGTGCAGAGGTCATTGAGATCGATGATTTCGAGGATCTGCTTCCTGTGGAGATGACACTTGAAGAAGCACAGGATGCTTCTGAATTCGAGATACTTGTTCCATCCTATGTGCCGGAAGGGTATGAGCTGGACCATGTTACATACAGTGCCAACTCACTGACAGCCGGTCTGAAAGAATCGGTCACGTTGTTCTATTCAAGTGAAGATTTGCTTATTCTGATATCTGAGAGTTTCTATGATGGCGAAAATGATTCGAACTCCCTATCTCCAATGGTGGAAAGTGAAACCGTTTCCATCAATGGGGTAGAAGGTGAACTCTATTCCATGTATGGCGGTACCATGATGCTGCAATGGGAAACCGGGGATGTGATCATGAGCATTACCGGAGTCCTTGAAGAAGATGAGATAGTACAGATAGCTGAATCAATGGAATAA
- the gyrA gene encoding DNA gyrase subunit A, with protein sequence MADNIDNDKVQGNDPNTPEDELPFDIQPTDTGEKIIPILIEDEMKNSFMDYAMSVIVSRALPDAKDGLKPVHRRILYAMKEGGITYDKAYKKSARVVGDVLGKYHPHGDTAVYDSLVRMVQDFSLRYPFIDGQGNFGSIDGDSAAAMRYTEVRMDRICDEMLLDIDKDTIAMRPNYDGSLEEPVVLPAKLPNLLINGSTGIAVGMATNMAPHNLTEVIDATRMLIDNPDVTIPELMTAIKGPDFPTGGVILGKQGIRSAYETGRGRVKIRAVAEIEEMKKDKYRIIVTELPYQVNKSKLIEDIAALVREKKITGVSDLRDESDREGIRVVVELTRGTNANVVLNQLYKHTQMQTTFGIINLALVDDVPRELNLKEILRIYLEHRIDVIQRRTQFLLKKAEDRAHILKGLKIALDHLDEVISLIRSSKTVEDAREGLISKFGLDEIQAKAILDMRLQKLTGLERQKIDDEFDELLKQIAEYKSIIESDEKKYGIIRDELSDLRESFGDERRTAIKSSVEELETEDLIPEEDMVVTITNSGYIKRLPVDTYSKQHRGGKGVIGMDTKEEDFVVDIFVASTHNYIMFFTNMGRVHWRKVYEIPEGSRQARGKAIVNLLELGEDELVTAMIPVSEFKEDQYLFMATSTGTIKKTQLSDFSNPRRKGIIAINLVEDDELVNVALTDGSRDMVMVSRHGKAIRFNEEEVRVMGRSAKGVRGMNLEEGDLVVSLDVVDETASLLTVTENGFGKRTEFTEYRSMHRGGRGVITIVTSLRNGPVINVKAVHEDDDVMLTSSEGIIIRIPVKDVRIQGRNTQGVKIMDVRASDKVVGVARIKAEEK encoded by the coding sequence ATGGCAGATAATATTGATAATGATAAAGTTCAGGGCAATGACCCGAACACACCGGAAGATGAGCTTCCTTTTGACATCCAGCCAACTGACACCGGCGAGAAGATCATACCGATCCTCATAGAGGACGAGATGAAGAACTCGTTCATGGACTATGCCATGAGTGTTATCGTCAGTCGTGCATTACCCGATGCCAAGGACGGTCTGAAACCGGTTCACCGCAGAATACTCTATGCAATGAAGGAAGGTGGGATCACCTATGACAAGGCTTACAAGAAGTCTGCCCGTGTAGTGGGAGACGTTCTCGGTAAGTACCACCCTCATGGTGATACTGCAGTATACGATTCCCTTGTCAGGATGGTACAGGACTTCTCACTGAGATATCCTTTCATAGACGGACAGGGTAACTTCGGTTCAATTGATGGTGATTCCGCAGCAGCCATGCGTTACACTGAGGTTCGTATGGACAGGATATGTGATGAGATGCTCCTTGATATCGATAAGGACACCATCGCAATGCGTCCGAACTACGACGGTTCACTTGAAGAGCCTGTAGTGCTTCCGGCAAAGCTTCCTAACCTGCTTATCAACGGCTCTACAGGTATCGCTGTGGGTATGGCCACCAATATGGCACCTCACAACCTTACAGAGGTCATCGATGCGACCAGAATGCTCATCGACAACCCAGATGTCACGATACCTGAACTTATGACAGCCATCAAGGGACCTGATTTTCCTACCGGTGGTGTGATACTCGGTAAACAGGGTATCAGATCTGCCTATGAGACAGGTCGTGGCAGGGTCAAGATAAGGGCTGTAGCCGAGATAGAGGAGATGAAGAAGGACAAGTACCGGATCATTGTCACAGAACTACCTTATCAGGTCAACAAATCAAAGCTCATCGAGGATATCGCGGCCCTTGTCAGGGAAAAGAAGATAACAGGAGTATCCGACCTGCGTGATGAATCCGATCGTGAGGGCATACGTGTTGTCGTGGAACTTACCCGCGGGACCAATGCGAATGTGGTCCTCAACCAGCTCTACAAGCACACACAGATGCAGACAACTTTCGGTATCATCAACCTTGCACTTGTGGACGATGTCCCAAGGGAACTTAACCTGAAAGAGATACTTCGCATCTATCTGGAACACCGTATCGATGTGATCCAGAGGCGTACACAGTTCCTTTTGAAGAAGGCAGAGGACAGGGCCCACATACTCAAAGGACTGAAGATCGCACTTGACCACCTGGATGAAGTGATCTCCCTGATCCGCTCTTCCAAGACAGTAGAGGATGCAAGGGAAGGACTTATCTCCAAATTCGGACTCGACGAGATACAGGCAAAGGCAATCCTCGATATGCGCCTGCAGAAGCTCACCGGTCTTGAAAGACAGAAGATCGATGACGAGTTCGATGAACTGCTCAAGCAGATCGCAGAATACAAGTCCATCATCGAGAGCGATGAGAAGAAATATGGTATCATCCGGGATGAACTCTCAGACCTGAGAGAGAGTTTCGGTGACGAACGAAGAACCGCTATCAAGTCATCTGTAGAGGAACTTGAGACAGAGGACCTTATTCCTGAAGAGGATATGGTGGTAACGATCACCAACAGCGGTTACATCAAGAGACTTCCTGTTGATACATATTCCAAGCAACACAGGGGAGGAAAGGGTGTGATCGGAATGGACACCAAGGAAGAGGATTTCGTGGTGGATATCTTCGTTGCCTCTACCCATAATTATATTATGTTCTTCACCAACATGGGTCGTGTACACTGGCGTAAGGTATATGAGATACCCGAAGGCAGCAGACAGGCACGTGGCAAAGCGATCGTGAACCTGCTTGAACTGGGAGAGGATGAGCTTGTCACCGCAATGATACCTGTGAGTGAGTTCAAGGAAGACCAGTATCTCTTCATGGCAACTTCCACAGGTACGATCAAGAAGACACAACTCTCTGATTTCAGTAACCCACGCAGGAAAGGAATAATCGCCATAAACCTTGTTGAAGATGATGAACTCGTGAATGTCGCACTGACAGACGGTTCCAGGGACATGGTAATGGTCTCAAGACACGGAAAGGCGATACGCTTCAATGAAGAAGAAGTACGTGTGATGGGACGCAGTGCCAAGGGTGTCCGTGGAATGAACCTCGAAGAGGGAGACCTTGTGGTAAGCCTTGATGTTGTGGACGAGACCGCTTCACTTCTTACGGTGACCGAGAATGGTTTTGGTAAGAGGACCGAGTTCACGGAATACAGGTCGATGCACAGGGGCGGACGTGGTGTTATAACCATAGTCACAAGCCTGCGTAACGGACCGGTCATCAACGTAAAGGCAGTACACGAGGATGATGACGTCATGCTGACCAGTTCCGAAGGCATCATAATCCGTATTCCGGTAAAGGATGTCCGTATCCAGGGCAGGAACACGCAGGGTGTGAAGATAATGGATGTCCGCGCCAGCGATAAGGTCGTTGGAGTGGCAAGAATAAAGGCTGAGGAAAAGTGA
- the gyrB gene encoding DNA topoisomerase (ATP-hydrolyzing) subunit B — MGEEQAYDASNIQVLEGLEAVRKRPSMYIGSIDGRGLHHLVYEVVDNSIDEALAGYCTKIDVSINHDGTITVVDNGRGIPVGTHPKYNKSALEVVMTILHAGGKFNKDTYKVSGGLHGVGVSVVNALSEWMEAEVQRDGKVYYQRYERGTPTDELLEIGDTDTTGTKITFKPDEKIFETIKFVYETLATRLRELAFLNRGIKISISDDRGEEPVEDVFEYEGGIVSFVEHLNHSKNALHDSPIYFERTKDDTIVEISMQYTDSYADSVFSFVNNINTHEGGTHLVGFKAALTRVANDYIKKNKLSKTDTKLSGEDIREGLTAIISVKITEPQFEGQTKTKLGNSEVKGIVESMVSEGLSEYMEENPKVATAILQKALDAQRAREAAKKARELTRRKSALDVSTLPGKLADCSEKDPSVSELYLVEGDSAGGSAKQGRDRKYQAILPLRGKILNVEKSRLAKILKNNEILAFITAMGTGIGDEYDIEKARYHKVIIMTDADVDGAHIRTLILTLFFRYMKPMIDAGYVYIAQPPLYKVKKGKAEHYVYSDRELAAKLEEIGDKGVGIQRYKGLGEMNPEQLWETTMNPETRTLLQVTMEDAVAADEMFTILMGDDVAPRKQFITTHAKDVANLDV; from the coding sequence ATGGGTGAAGAACAGGCTTATGATGCAAGCAACATTCAGGTACTTGAAGGGCTGGAAGCCGTTCGCAAACGTCCGAGCATGTATATCGGAAGTATCGACGGCAGAGGTCTGCACCACCTCGTCTATGAAGTGGTGGACAACAGTATCGACGAGGCACTGGCCGGATATTGTACGAAGATCGATGTATCCATAAACCATGACGGTACGATCACGGTGGTGGATAACGGAAGAGGTATCCCTGTGGGAACACATCCCAAGTACAACAAGTCTGCACTTGAGGTAGTAATGACCATCCTCCACGCAGGAGGCAAGTTCAACAAGGACACCTACAAGGTGTCAGGTGGTCTGCATGGTGTCGGTGTATCCGTTGTCAATGCACTTTCCGAGTGGATGGAAGCCGAGGTCCAGCGTGACGGTAAGGTATACTACCAGCGCTATGAGCGTGGAACACCTACAGATGAGTTGCTTGAGATAGGTGATACCGATACCACAGGTACGAAGATCACATTCAAACCTGATGAAAAGATATTCGAAACGATAAAGTTCGTTTACGAGACCCTTGCAACAAGGCTCAGGGAACTTGCTTTCCTCAACAGGGGAATAAAGATAAGCATATCCGATGACCGTGGAGAAGAGCCGGTGGAGGATGTTTTCGAATACGAGGGCGGTATCGTTTCCTTCGTAGAGCACCTGAACCACAGCAAGAACGCATTGCATGACTCGCCAATATACTTCGAAAGGACAAAGGACGACACCATCGTCGAGATATCAATGCAGTACACGGACAGCTATGCTGATTCCGTATTCTCTTTTGTCAATAATATAAACACCCACGAAGGTGGTACTCACCTCGTTGGGTTCAAGGCCGCACTTACAAGAGTGGCTAATGATTACATTAAAAAGAACAAGCTCTCAAAGACCGACACCAAGCTCTCAGGTGAGGATATCCGCGAAGGACTCACAGCGATCATCAGTGTCAAGATTACAGAGCCGCAGTTCGAGGGTCAGACCAAGACTAAGCTTGGTAACAGCGAGGTAAAGGGTATCGTGGAATCCATGGTATCGGAAGGTCTTTCCGAGTACATGGAAGAGAACCCAAAGGTTGCCACCGCCATCTTACAGAAAGCTCTTGATGCACAGCGTGCAAGGGAAGCTGCGAAGAAGGCAAGGGAACTTACACGCAGAAAGAGTGCGCTTGACGTGAGCACACTTCCCGGAAAACTGGCCGACTGTTCAGAAAAGGACCCTTCAGTAAGTGAACTCTATCTTGTGGAGGGAGACTCAGCAGGCGGTTCTGCAAAGCAGGGAAGGGACCGTAAGTATCAGGCGATTCTGCCACTCAGGGGTAAGATCCTCAACGTTGAGAAATCCCGTCTGGCGAAGATCCTCAAGAACAATGAGATCCTTGCTTTCATCACAGCCATGGGAACAGGTATCGGTGACGAGTATGATATCGAGAAGGCACGTTACCACAAGGTCATAATCATGACCGATGCCGATGTTGACGGAGCACACATCAGAACACTTATACTTACACTATTCTTCAGGTACATGAAACCCATGATAGATGCCGGTTATGTGTACATAGCTCAGCCTCCGCTCTACAAGGTGAAAAAGGGTAAGGCAGAACACTATGTCTATTCCGACCGTGAACTTGCAGCGAAGCTGGAGGAGATCGGCGATAAAGGCGTGGGCATACAGCGTTACAAGGGTCTTGGTGAGATGAACCCTGAGCAGCTCTGGGAAACCACCATGAACCCGGAGACAAGGACACTGCTTCAGGTGACAATGGAAGATGCAGTTGCAGCGGATGAGATGTTCACCATACTCATGGGAGATGACGTGGCCCCACGTAAGCAGTTCATTACAACACACGCAAAGGATGTGGCGAATCTTGATGTCTGA
- the pdxS gene encoding pyridoxal 5'-phosphate synthase lyase subunit PdxS — MELEKLRHGTELIKRGFAKMQKGGVIMDVVNAEQAKIAEEAGAVAVMALQAVPADIRKEGGVARMADPQIVSEIIDAVTIPVMGKARIGHFVEAEILEALGVDMVDESEVLTPADNKYHIDKTEFTVPFVCGARNLGEALRRINEGAAMIRTKGEAGTGDVSEAVKHMKQILGEIRALKGMTKEELIAVAREIEAPIELVMETAEMQRIPVVNFAAGGVATPADAALMMRMGADGVFVGSGIFKSENPEMMAKAIVEAVNNYDNPEVLAKVSKGIGAGMKGISVDSIPDADILQTRGW, encoded by the coding sequence ATGGAACTTGAGAAATTAAGACATGGTACCGAGCTTATCAAGCGCGGCTTTGCAAAGATGCAGAAAGGCGGCGTTATTATGGATGTCGTGAACGCCGAGCAGGCAAAGATCGCAGAAGAAGCAGGCGCTGTTGCTGTAATGGCACTTCAGGCTGTACCTGCTGATATCAGGAAGGAAGGCGGAGTTGCCAGGATGGCAGACCCGCAGATCGTCTCAGAGATCATTGATGCTGTGACCATCCCTGTTATGGGAAAGGCACGTATCGGTCACTTCGTGGAAGCTGAGATCCTTGAAGCTCTTGGTGTTGACATGGTTGACGAGTCCGAAGTACTCACACCAGCAGACAACAAGTACCACATCGACAAGACAGAGTTCACCGTTCCTTTCGTATGTGGTGCAAGGAACCTTGGTGAAGCACTCCGCAGGATTAACGAAGGTGCTGCTATGATCCGTACAAAGGGCGAGGCAGGTACCGGAGATGTCAGCGAGGCTGTCAAGCATATGAAACAGATACTGGGAGAGATCCGTGCGCTTAAAGGCATGACAAAGGAAGAGCTCATTGCCGTAGCACGTGAGATCGAAGCACCTATCGAGCTTGTCATGGAAACAGCAGAGATGCAGCGTATCCCTGTAGTTAACTTCGCAGCCGGTGGTGTTGCAACACCTGCAGATGCAGCTCTTATGATGCGCATGGGCGCTGACGGTGTCTTCGTCGGTTCAGGTATCTTCAAGTCAGAGAATCCTGAAATGATGGCAAAGGCTATCGTCGAGGCTGTTAACAACTACGACAACCCTGAAGTGCTTGCAAAAGTATCCAAGGGAATCGGCGCAGGAATGAAAGGTATCAGCGTTGACTCAATCCCTGATGCAGACATTCTGCAGACCCGTGGATGGTAA
- a CDS encoding pyridoxamine 5'-phosphate oxidase family protein has product MVKLSDEMKAEYAKMKIFPFATASKDGVPNVIPIGMCFLQEDAETIWIVDNFFNKTRENLAENPKGAIYVWGPDIQGCFQIKGDIEVIDSGEEYDTMYKMVKARGEHFPAKFLVKMKITEVFECKGGPGAGDKLL; this is encoded by the coding sequence ATGGTAAAATTAAGTGACGAGATGAAAGCAGAATATGCAAAGATGAAGATATTCCCATTCGCAACTGCATCAAAGGATGGCGTTCCAAATGTCATTCCTATTGGAATGTGCTTCCTTCAGGAAGATGCAGAGACGATCTGGATCGTTGACAACTTCTTCAACAAGACAAGGGAGAATCTGGCTGAGAATCCAAAGGGTGCCATCTATGTGTGGGGACCTGATATCCAGGGATGCTTCCAGATAAAAGGTGACATCGAGGTCATAGACAGCGGTGAGGAATACGACACCATGTACAAGATGGTAAAGGCAAGAGGAGAGCACTTCCCTGCAAAGTTCCTGGTAAAAATGAAGATCACTGAAGTCTTCGAGTGCAAAGGCGGACCAGGAGCAGGTGACAAGTTACTTTAA